From Paenibacillus sp. V4I7, one genomic window encodes:
- a CDS encoding carbohydrate ABC transporter permease produces MVITMSRQKSRVAGLFALIISCIFLIVTLFPYAYLVLSSLKPPREVISTNPSLLPSVFTLANYNALFHQLTIGKYFVNSLLTALAGTLLSVFLGSLAAYGLTRFSSKLGNMFLLFTLVVRMTPLISVAIPMYRIIGQLGLMDTKIALVLVYTSINIPFVIWMMIGFFDNLPKELDESGRVDGCGMFGTFMRIILPISLPGLATTAIFSFMLSWNDFLFALLLTSTSAKTVPVGISEFLTAYGLDLGPMTAAATLFSVPVMLFSFVMQKYIVSGMTMGAVKE; encoded by the coding sequence ATGGTTATAACCATGAGTAGACAAAAATCCAGAGTTGCCGGGTTATTTGCCCTCATCATCTCATGTATCTTTTTGATAGTTACTTTATTCCCTTATGCGTACCTTGTGTTGTCTTCATTGAAACCGCCAAGGGAAGTGATCTCCACAAACCCGTCGTTGTTGCCTTCTGTATTTACTTTAGCCAATTATAATGCCCTGTTTCATCAACTGACCATCGGCAAATATTTTGTTAACAGTCTTTTAACCGCATTGGCAGGTACATTGTTGAGTGTTTTTCTGGGATCATTAGCTGCTTATGGCTTAACCAGGTTTTCATCAAAACTCGGGAATATGTTTCTGTTGTTTACTTTAGTGGTTCGCATGACGCCTCTGATCAGCGTTGCAATACCCATGTACCGTATTATTGGGCAATTAGGTTTAATGGATACAAAAATAGCACTTGTATTAGTCTACACCAGCATTAACATACCGTTTGTCATTTGGATGATGATTGGTTTTTTCGACAATTTGCCCAAAGAGCTTGATGAATCCGGGCGTGTCGACGGATGCGGGATGTTTGGAACATTTATGCGTATTATTTTGCCGATCTCGCTGCCTGGATTAGCAACTACCGCAATTTTTAGCTTTATGCTTTCTTGGAATGATTTCTTGTTCGCATTACTTTTAACAAGCACTTCGGCTAAGACGGTGCCAGTGGGAATTTCAGAGTTTTTAACAGCATACGGTTTGGATCTAGGCCCCATGACGGCTGCGGCGACCCTATTTAGTGTGCCTGTCATGCTGTTTTCATTCGTCATGCAGAAATACATTGTTAGCGGAATGACGATGGGTGCCGTTAAAGAATAG
- a CDS encoding glycoside hydrolase family 32 protein, which produces MLYDHHTFHNLMLAKAEQSAANMNDHVGKDPLRLKFHFMPPAYWMNDPNGLIYYRGEYHMFYQFHPYSAEWGPMHWGHAKSKDLVHWEHLPIALAPSEVYDLDQKGGCFSGSAVDDNGILTLIYTGTIMKEGRVIQTQCLASSTDSVTFQKYVGNPVISVPPEGSSSDFRDPKVWKHEDKWYMVVGSSKDGKGRALLYRSNDLYVWEYVSVLAESDGTMGTMWECPDIFQLGDRYVLMFSPMGMGEKKASYLTGSLDYSSGKFTWDYCGEVDCGFEYYAPQSFLDDNGRRIIIGWLNAWDWMPWFKSFGPTKANWCGAMSLPRKVELDTGGRLKFLPVEQLQTLRKEHYVVENVLVEEGRRPVPKEMNGDCLEIMVKFSLEDCDAEEFGLRLRCSEDGKETLISYDVNSKVLRFDRSRSDSFSEGVRTCTLETTANGLVALQIFVDTTCIEIYANEGRSVMSNNIYPDPASTGIDIFCRGGKVKMLSLNVWKLESIWR; this is translated from the coding sequence ATGCTTTACGATCACCATACGTTTCATAATCTTATGCTGGCTAAAGCCGAACAATCGGCTGCAAATATGAATGACCATGTGGGTAAAGACCCATTGCGCTTAAAATTTCATTTTATGCCGCCTGCTTATTGGATGAACGATCCTAACGGACTCATCTATTATCGCGGAGAATATCATATGTTTTACCAGTTTCACCCGTATTCGGCCGAGTGGGGGCCGATGCATTGGGGCCATGCAAAAAGTAAAGATTTGGTTCACTGGGAACACCTTCCTATTGCACTTGCGCCAAGTGAAGTCTATGATCTTGACCAAAAAGGCGGATGTTTTTCCGGAAGCGCCGTCGATGACAACGGGATATTGACTTTGATCTACACCGGCACGATTATGAAGGAAGGGCGTGTCATTCAAACCCAATGTTTAGCTTCCAGTACCGATAGCGTGACATTTCAAAAATATGTAGGAAATCCGGTTATCTCTGTTCCTCCAGAAGGGAGTTCCTCTGATTTCAGGGATCCGAAAGTATGGAAACACGAAGATAAATGGTATATGGTCGTAGGTTCAAGTAAAGATGGAAAAGGAAGAGCTTTGCTTTATCGCTCGAATGACCTGTATGTATGGGAGTATGTAAGTGTATTGGCTGAGAGTGACGGTACGATGGGTACGATGTGGGAATGTCCGGATATTTTTCAGCTTGGCGATCGTTATGTACTAATGTTCTCCCCAATGGGAATGGGTGAAAAAAAAGCGAGTTATTTAACTGGTTCATTAGATTATAGTAGTGGGAAATTTACTTGGGATTATTGTGGAGAAGTGGATTGCGGGTTCGAGTACTATGCTCCTCAATCTTTCCTTGATGATAATGGAAGACGAATTATTATAGGTTGGTTGAACGCTTGGGATTGGATGCCGTGGTTTAAGTCGTTCGGTCCGACAAAAGCAAACTGGTGCGGGGCCATGTCTCTTCCGAGAAAGGTTGAATTGGATACAGGCGGACGTTTGAAGTTTCTTCCGGTTGAACAATTGCAAACTTTGCGTAAAGAGCATTACGTAGTAGAGAATGTGTTGGTTGAGGAAGGACGAAGACCCGTTCCCAAAGAAATGAATGGCGATTGTTTGGAGATCATGGTGAAGTTTTCATTGGAAGATTGCGATGCGGAAGAATTCGGATTGCGATTGAGATGTTCTGAAGACGGTAAAGAAACCTTGATATCCTACGATGTCAACTCCAAGGTACTCCGGTTTGATAGATCCCGTTCAGATTCGTTTAGTGAAGGCGTGCGAACGTGCACGCTCGAGACAACGGCTAATGGTTTGGTAGCATTGCAAATTTTTGTTGATACTACATGTATAGAAATCTATGCAAATGAAGGGCGCTCCGTGATGTCAAACAATATCTATCCTGATCCAGCGAGTACGGGGATTGATATTTTTTGCCGTGGAGGAAAGGTTAAAATGCTTTCATTAAACGTTTGGAAACTCGAATCGATTTGGCGGTGA
- a CDS encoding helix-turn-helix domain-containing protein, whose amino-acid sequence MRVHAARHLIQFTTDPLTIIAEKMGFPSIHAFSSRFFKMVEGTTPSFYRTKS is encoded by the coding sequence ATGCGTGTGCATGCAGCACGCCATTTGATCCAATTTACCACCGACCCGCTTACCATCATCGCCGAGAAGATGGGCTTTCCAAGCATTCATGCATTCAGCAGCAGATTTTTTAAAATGGTAGAAGGAACAACCCCATCCTTCTACCGTACAAAAAGTTAG
- a CDS encoding NosD domain-containing protein has protein sequence MASKNYYDVTEWPVGNPYEDIGEVINSIIADIKSRQTDTDVNKGGKPGAVIYIPPGDYYLGSQVVIDISYLKIMGSGHGFTSSSIRFNTSENEWADLHELWPGGSRILVDILLEVNDEEYKGAAFYVERSGNPRISSVEFSDFCIDGLHFIEDGSGETNPENTYTNGKTGIYVASACDSFRITGMGFVYLEHGITIYHADALTIHDNFIAECGNCIELRGWGQASKITDNLIGAGFKGYSIYAQNFGGLLITANNVFPRGASSIYFDGVTRSSITNNRLHSFYPGMVVFRENCSENLVSSNHFLRDHEPWTPFLGIDNGLDDLYGLLYISGNNNSVIANHFSEGINTQNIKPVGATPVIIRIVSGNGNYISNNHVVATEVHAKISDSCFSAQVDALLTTEASEPLTVTTVLVEKESLQNTILDSGSDAQVVMDKIVNAFRATPTPGA, from the coding sequence ATGGCTAGTAAAAATTATTATGACGTAACAGAGTGGCCTGTCGGTAATCCGTATGAGGATATTGGTGAGGTAATCAATAGCATTATAGCAGATATTAAAAGTAGGCAAACGGACACTGATGTGAATAAAGGCGGAAAGCCGGGTGCGGTTATCTATATTCCACCGGGAGATTATTATCTTGGCAGTCAAGTAGTTATAGACATCAGTTATCTTAAAATTATGGGTTCTGGACACGGGTTTACATCTTCGAGTATTCGTTTTAATACTTCTGAGAATGAATGGGCGGATTTGCATGAATTGTGGCCGGGAGGAAGTCGCATACTCGTAGATATTCTCCTAGAAGTAAATGACGAGGAATATAAAGGAGCTGCATTTTATGTTGAACGAAGTGGAAATCCCCGAATAAGTTCGGTAGAGTTTTCTGACTTTTGTATTGATGGTTTGCATTTTATTGAAGATGGTTCAGGAGAAACAAATCCGGAAAACACATACACTAACGGGAAAACGGGTATTTATGTTGCAAGTGCTTGTGACTCATTTCGGATTACAGGCATGGGGTTTGTGTATTTAGAGCATGGAATTACTATTTATCATGCAGATGCACTGACTATACATGATAATTTCATAGCTGAATGTGGTAACTGTATAGAACTACGAGGTTGGGGACAGGCTTCAAAAATAACCGATAACTTGATAGGAGCCGGTTTTAAAGGATATTCAATTTACGCTCAAAATTTTGGTGGACTTTTGATTACAGCGAATAATGTTTTTCCACGAGGTGCGAGCAGTATCTATTTTGATGGTGTGACACGTTCCAGTATCACAAATAATAGACTTCATTCATTTTATCCAGGAATGGTGGTATTCAGGGAAAATTGTTCGGAAAACTTGGTTTCTTCAAATCACTTTTTACGTGACCATGAACCTTGGACCCCTTTTCTGGGAATAGACAATGGTTTAGATGATTTGTATGGTCTCCTATATATCAGTGGCAATAATAATTCTGTAATTGCTAATCATTTTTCTGAAGGAATTAATACTCAGAACATCAAGCCGGTAGGTGCAACACCTGTAATCATACGTATTGTTTCGGGTAATGGAAATTATATTTCTAATAATCATGTTGTTGCCACGGAGGTTCATGCCAAGATAAGTGATTCTTGTTTCTCTGCGCAAGTAGACGCTTTGTTGACTACCGAAGCATCAGAGCCGCTTACCGTAACAACAGTATTGGTAGAAAAAGAATCGCTTCAAAATACGATTCTTGATTCGGGAAGTGATGCACAGGTTGTTATGGACAAGATTGTAAATGCATTCAGAGCCACTCCAACGCCAGGAGCATAA
- a CDS encoding integrase core domain-containing protein, whose translation MNYHVSKLAYPWDNAVIEPFFKYMKKEELNRTSLKEVKLACFEYIEGFYTPRRPHSAIVMLSPNIKEYIFWQSS comes from the coding sequence TTGAACTATCACGTCTCAAAGCTCGCTTATCCCTGGGATAATGCAGTAATAGAACCTTTTTTCAAATATATGAAGAAAGAAGAACTGAATCGTACTTCGTTAAAAGAAGTAAAACTGGCTTGTTTCGAATATATTGAAGGGTTTTATACTCCTAGAAGACCTCATTCTGCCATTGTCATGCTTTCTCCAAACATAAAAGAATACATTTTCTGGCAGTCTTCCTAA